One segment of Phragmites australis chromosome 13, lpPhrAust1.1, whole genome shotgun sequence DNA contains the following:
- the LOC133887709 gene encoding uncharacterized protein LOC133887709, translating into MGCFLTCFGGDGDRRRRRRKLRRQSPARSPPRPNHVAGVHEASVVVKKASPPLHGAKPSTPLSAGVVVEEVSPPPLHEGKVSMQLSADVVVKETLPSLHEAKASMPPSFVEVVGEVVADACPGKELRNQSEQKASPVRSLPLEKQIAPPLSPVKCSPVVSAAVSAPDSVECSPVVAAAVFTPDSVKCSPAAAAAVSTSDSELREVNEHGSRSSGKKKVTFDMHATTYENAALPDQDDEPPEDIDDEDEKQAHKTVVLPENHRYRNCSDSDDDVEDEYAEDDVYGDDSDEEEEDFVDCKIDLLDEEEMGTEENKQESHESLFSLSMSNDQQNDQEVISPAPKSSGGSVEEESPLIRRNNPRDRSQYVRPVLNPVQNLSQWKEVKSLKTQAVPDKKLDKENVNSVLDVGASPGSKLSSQTKISPCNTSKRGVSVDASLSTWLVSSENSTVDKVQSKSPCSVSSVSREERPVLGALTVDDLKQSSAASSPRRSPSHNREGAPMLGTVGSYWSCTMQDNGYCSSRSDSGTNGIPNTTSKYREDKRVNWPSTPFNVKLDRALKKTSA; encoded by the exons ATGGGCTGCTTCCTCACCTGcttcggcggcgacggcgaccggCGGCGTCGCCGCCGGAAGTTGCGGAGGCAGTCTCCGGCGAGGTCCCCGCCGCGACCGAATCAT GTTGCCGGGGTCCATGAGGCGTCGGTGGTGGTGAAGAAGGCGTCGCCGCCGTtgcacggggcgaagccttcgaCGCCGCTGTCGGCGggtgtggtggtggaggaggtgtcgccgccgccgttgcacGAGGGGAAGGTTTCGATGCAGCTGTCGGCTGATGTGGTGGTGAAGGAGACGCTGCCGTCGTTGCACGAGGCGAAGGCTTCGATGCCGCCGTCGTTTGTGGAGGTCGTGGGTGAGGTGGTCGCCGATGCATGCCCCGGCAAGGAGCTCAG GAATCAGAGTGAGCAGAAGGCGTCACCTGTGCGCTCTTTGCCGCTGGAGAAGCAAATCGCACCACCACTCTCCCCGGTTAAATGTTCTCCTGTGGTGTCAGCAGCTGTTTCCGCACCTGATTCAGTGGAATGTTCACCTGTGGTGGCAGCGGCTGTTTTCACACCTGATTCAGTGAAATGTTCTCCTGCTGCGGCAGCAGCTGTTTCCACTTCTGATTCAGAGCTCAG GGAGGTGAATGAGCATGGAAGTCGCAGCAGTGGCAAGAAGAAAGTTACATTCGACATGCATGCCACAACATATGAAAATGCAGCATTGCCTGATCAAGATGACGAACCACCTGAGGAtatagatgatgaagatgaaaaaCAGGCACATAAGACTGTGGTGCTCCCAGAGAATCATCGGTACCGGAATTGCTCAGACAGCGATGACGATGTGGAAGATGAGTACGCTGAGGATGATGTATATGGTGATGACAGtgacgaagaggaggaggatttTGTGGACTGCAAGATTGATTTATTGGATGAGGAGGAAATGGGCACTGAAGAAAACAAGCAGGAGTCTCATGAGTCTCTATTCTCACTGTCAATGTCTAATGATCAGCAGAACGACCAAGAAGTTATCAGTCCTGCACCCAAGAGCAGTGGTGGCTCTGTAGAGGAAGAAAGCCCTCTAATTCGGAGAAACAATCCCCGTGATAGAAGTCAGTATGTTCGTCCTGTGCTAAACCCAGTTCAGAATTTGTCGCAGTGGAAGGAGGTTAAGAGCCTTAAGACCCAAGCAGTGCCAGATAAAAAATTGGACAAGGAGAATGTAAACTCAGTGCTAGATGTCGGTGCAAGCCCTGGCTCTAAGTTATCAAGCCAGACAAAGATAAGCCCTTGCAACACTAGCAAGAGGGGAGTTTCTGTTGACGCAAGCCTCTCTACCTGGTTGGTTTCTTCTGAAAACTCAACAGTGGACAAGGTGCAAAGTAAATCTCCCTGTTCCGTCTCCTCAGTAAGCCGAGAGGAAAGACCTGTCTTGGGTGCTCTAACTGTTGATGACCTTAAGCAATCATCAGCTGCATCATCTCCACGAAGGTCTCCAAGCCATAACCGTGAGGGGGCACCGATGTTGGGTACAGTAGGAAGTTACTGGAGTTGCACAATGCAGGATAATGGGTACTGTTCGTCTAGATCTGATTCAGGAACTAATGGAATCCCCAATACAACAAGCAAGTACAGAGAG GACAAAAGGGTGAACTGGCCATCGACTCCCTTCAATGTTAAGCTGGATAGAGCTCTGAAGAAAACTTCTGCATGA
- the LOC133888581 gene encoding very-long-chain aldehyde decarbonylase GL1-7-like, protein MGCFSQCPTVHAYKMRGELKALTKLAELAVSQEEKGRVSSITMATRPGPFTEWPWQWMGNFKYLVLAPAVLHTAHRVATKGWADLDPAYVTMLPALLLRMIHNQIWISLSRYQTARRKNLIVDRSIDFEQVDRERSWDDQIIFNGLEFYLAYALIPNVRLLPVWRTDGAIITVLLHMAPVEFLYYWFHRALHHHFLYSRYHSHHHASIVTEPITSVIHPFAEHVVYFMLFSIPTLTPIFMGCGSVLGVVLYIAYIDFMNNMGHCNFELMPKWIFQVFPPLKYLMYTPSFHSLHHTQFRTNYSLFMPFYDYMYNTMDKSSDELYERSLKGRDETPDLVHLTHMTTLQSTYHLRIGIASIASKPSDDPVWYSWMIWPVAWLSMVLAWVYGSSAFVIERLQMKKFKMQTWAIPRYNFQYGLNWERESINNLIEKAILDADEKGVKVLSLGLLNQAKPLNRSGEIFTQKYPKIRVRLVDGSGLATAVVLKSIPLGTKQVFLCGSTSKVACAIAIALCEKGIQVIMNQKKEYVTLKSRLPESRTVYLKFSNRNMPQIWIGDNIDDKQQERAPQGTTFIPTSQFPLKKIRKDCTYLSTPAMKIPETMENVHTCENWLPRRVMSAWRIAGILHALEGWDMHECGDDMMDIEKTWSAAIKHGFVPLTKG, encoded by the exons ATGGGGTGTTTTTCGCAATGTCCAACTGTCCATGCATATAAAATGCGAGGGGAGCTTAAAGCGCTTACCAAGTTAGCAGAGCTAGCTGTTTCTcaggaagaaaaaggaagggTATCATCCATCACCATGGCAACACGGCCGGGACCTTTCACCGAATGGCCATGGCAATGGATGGGCAACTTCAAG TACCTGGTCCTGGCACCTGCGGTGCTGCACACTGCCCACAGGGTGGCGACCAAAGGGTGGGCAGACCTCGATCCAGCATACGTCACCATGTTACCAGCCCTGCTGCTGAGGATGATCCACAACCAAATCTGGATCAGCTTGTCTCGCTATCAGACCGCTCGCAGGAAGAACTTGATCGTAGACCGTAGTATTGATTTCGAGCAGGTGGACCGGGAGAGGTCCTG GGATGACCAGATCATCTTCAATGGACTCGAGTTCTATCTGGCCTATGCACTCATCCCAAATGTCAGGCTCCTTCCGGTCTGGAGAACTGATGGGGCTATCATCACCGTGCTGCTCCACATGGCGCCTGTTGAGTTCCTCTACTACTGGTTCCATAGGGCCCTGCACCACCATTTCCTCTACTCTCGCTACCACTCTCACCACCACGCCTCCATCGTCACAGAACCGATAACCT CTGTCATCCATCCATTCGCTGAACATGTGGTTTATTTCATGTTATTCTCAATCCCTACGTTAACACCCATTTTTATGGGCTGTGGCTCTGTTCTGGGTGTTGTCTTGTATATTGCATACATTGACTTCATGAATAATATGGGGCACTGCAATTTTGAGCTGATGCCAAAGTGGATCTTCCAGGTCTTCCCTCCTCTGAAGTATCTCATGTATACTCCATC GTTTCACTCTCTCCATCATACCCAGTTCCGCACAAACTACTCATTGTTCATGCCATTCTACGACTACATGTATAACACCATGGACAAGTCAAGTGACGAGCTGTACGAGAGATCACTGAAAGGAAGAGATGAAACACCCGATCTTGTTCACCTGACACATATGACCACCTTGCAATCGACTTATCATCTAAGGATTGGGATAGCCTCCATAGCCTCTAAACCATCTGACGACCCTGTATGGTATAGCTGGATGATATGGCCCGTGGCGTGGCTGTCGATGGTACTGGCATGGGTTTATGGATCCTCTGCATTTGTCATTGAGAGACTCCAaatgaagaagttcaagatgcAGACATGGGCAATACCAAGATACAACTTCCAA TATGGCTTGAATTGGGAAAGAGAATCCATCAACAACTTGATCGAAAAGGCAATATTAGATGCTGATGAAAAGGGGGTCAAAGTGCTCAGTCTAGGACTGTTAAACCAG GCAAAACCACTCAATAGAAGCGGTGAAATATTTACACAAAAATATCCGAAAATAAGAGTTCGACTTGTTGATGGAAGTGGCTTAGCAACTGCAGTTGTGCTCAAGAGCATCCCTTTAGGTACAAagcaagtttttctttgtgGAAGTACTTCCAAGGTAGCCTGCGCAATAGCTATAGCCTTATGCGAGAAAGGCATCCAG GTAATTATGAATCAAAAGAAGGAATATGTCACGCTCAAGTCACGACTTCCAGAGAGTAGAACTGTCTACCTGAAATTCTCCAATAGAAACATGCCTCAG ATCTGGATAGGAGATAACATAGATGATAAACAGCAAGAGAGGGCACCACAAGGAACAACATTTATTCCTACGTCACAGTTTCCGCTCAAGAAGATTCGCAAGGACTGCACTTACTTGAGTACTCCCGCAATGAAGATCCCAGAGACAATGGAGAACGTTCACACCTGTGAG AATTGGCTGCCAAGACGGGTCATGAGTGCTTGGCGCATTGCTGGAATACTGCATGCTCTGGAAGGTTGGGACATGCACGAGTGCGGAGATGATATGATGGACATCGAGAAGACTTGGTCGGCAGCTATTAAGCATGGATTTGTTCCTCTGACGAAAGGTTGA
- the LOC133887959 gene encoding uncharacterized protein LOC133887959 isoform X1 — MSDMNSDHVLEVPDTPDRVQQSTRPESSFVPRRDITVTAANPSPRHRFIFKTRHNSTHGPSSQGDACSVRPAPSDTDHIFRQAEVARILALSEDLEAKLSSQTFNRTTGTSLENEKRAEKRGLDQRSGILNHISCSDTGGRSPSCQIRDGEVSQRDANHRNANFLGVKSGIPTIPVGKPQNRTGTSTTNRLKVVADADVCSGSGSRDVKGEVIANKAITGPSRPPCVVPQRHVGQKKLVRNGCISPSNIAKRSVKVGEKREMCSLSGVLHHPHPQLDVFGKDDVIDLTDNSPTTRQGSAVNNRLISANSMDTRVAKKLRTDRAGEILIPPPEYHANSSNSYGVSLSHRNNKGKEISHDILDSKCIGEANTRRVCLSAAGTSPVVNNNSSGINPEQGWRTTHNHTSKIPISLMGKSTSSCGQESGSSEPSDQDPGSAGGNKNSISGAPTARAQSLGNKTIRIGRGRRKHASSSFHPGESSSALNEPRGSFLASSTTTAGRNHTTHRHDIPVITIDDIFPEVRPSSSGYSNETSFDPTIQAQLESDELLACQLQEQFYNESPHVVPTEEIDAVIAMSLQYEEGAHRTSRAVRRSRYNTRGAQASGPNASQNAVERANNMISRLQNAASITLGLGAVFARYPGTPHIQPNIDLNDYDALLALDENNYQHTGASESQINNLPQSVVQQSNSIEEPCAVCLENPSVGDTIRHLPCFHKFHKECIDEWLRRKKLCPICKSGIR, encoded by the exons ATGTCTGACATGAATTCTGATCATGTTCTTGAGGTTCCTGACACTCCTGACCGAGTACAGCAGTCAACACGCCCTGAATCAAGCTTTGTTCCCAGGAGGGACATTACAGTGACGGCTGCTAATCCATCTCCACGTCACAGATTTATATTTAAAACAAGACATAATTCCACGCATGGTCCATCAAGTCAAGGCGACGCTTGTAGTGTACGACCTGCACCTTCAGATACTGACCATATATTCAGACAAGCTGAAGTGGCACGGATTCTGGCATTATCAGAAGATCTTGAAGCGAAATTGTCCTCACAAACATTCAACAGGACTACAGGTACATCCCTTGAGAATGAAAAGAGGGCTGAAAAACGTGGCTTGGATCAGAGAAGCGGCATTTTGAACCACATAAGTTGTAGTGACACTGGAGGAAGGAGCCCTAGCTGCCAAATTAGAGATGGGGAGGTTAGTCAGCGAGATGCAAATCATCGGAATGCGAACTTCCTTGGTGTGAAATCAGGTATTCCTACTATCCCAGTGGGAAAACCACAAAACAGAACAGGTACTAGCACCACTAATAGGCTGAAGGTTGTAGCAGACGCTGATGTTTGTTCAGGATCGGGTTCCAGGGATGTCAAAGGGGAAGTGATCGCTAACAAGGCCATCACAGGACCCTCTAGGCCTCCATGTGTTGTTCCTCAAAGGCATGTGGGTCAAAAAAAGCTGGTCCGCAATGGTTGCATTTCTCCCTCTAACATAGCCAAAAGAAGTGTAAAAGTTGGTGAAAAGAGGGAAATGTGCTCTCTAAGTGGAGTTTTACACCATCCACATCCTCAGCTTGATGTTTTTGGCAAAGACGACGTGATTGATCTCACTGATAATTCACCAACAACAAGGCAAGGAAGTGCAGTAAACAATAGATTGATCTCTGCAAACAGTATGGACACAAGAGTGGCCAAAAAGTTGAGAACTGACAGAGCTGGAGAGATTTTGATTCCACCGCCGGAATATCATGCAAACAGCAGCAATAGTTATGGAGTTAGTTTATCACATCGCAAcaacaaaggaaaagaaattagccatgatatctTGGACAGTAAGTGTATTGGAGAGGCTAATACGCGGAG GGTTTGTCTAAGTGCTGCAGGAACTTCTCCTGTGGTAAACAACAACAGCTCTGGTATAAATCCTGAGCAAGGTTGGAGAACAACACATAATCACACAAGTAAAATACCCATTTCATTAATGGGTAAGTCGACCAGTAGTTGCGGACAGGAATCAGGATCTTCCGAACCATCTGATCAAGATCCTGGATCTGCAGGAGGCAATAAGAACTCTATTAGTGGAGCACCCACAGCACGGGCTCAAAGTTTGGGAAATAAAACAATAAGGATTGGTAGAGGAAGGAGGAAACATGCCTCAAGCTCTTTTCATCCTGGTGAAAGCTCTAGTGCTCTTAATGAACCTAGAGGTTCGTTTCTTgcatcatcaacaacaacagCTGGCAGAAATCACACCACTCATCGACATGATATTCCTGTTATAACCATCGATGACATATTCCCTGAAGTTAGACCTAGTTCGAGTGGATACAGTAATGAAACCTCTTTTGATCCTACCATACAAGCACAGTTAGAGTCTGATGAGTTACTGGCTTGCCAACTTCAGGAGCAGTTTTACAATGAATCTCCTCATGTTGTCCCTACAGAAGAG ATTGATGCAGTCATAGCAATGTCACTTCAATACGAAGAAGGTGCACATCGGACATCTAGAGCTGTTAGGCGATCTCGATACAATACT AGAGGTGCCCAGGCATCCGGTCCAAATGCTTCTCAGAATGCTGTTGAGAGGGCAAACAATATGATTTCCCGTCTGCAGAATGCTGCCTCAATAACTTTGGGATTG GGAGCTGTTTTTGCCAGATATCCTGGTACTCCACACATTCAACCGAACATTGATTT AAATGACTACGATGCACTCCTTGCACTAGATGAAAATAACTACCAGCACACTGGTGCTTCAGAAAGTCAGATCAATAATTTGCCACAGTCAGTAGTTCAG CAGTCGAATAGCATCGAAGAGCCCTGTGCAGTCTGCCTTGAAAATCCCTCTGTTGGAGATACTATCCGCCATTTGCCATGCTTTCACAAGTTCCATAAAGAG TGTATCGACGAGTGGCTGAGAAGAAAGAAACTATGTCCAATCTGCAAGTCTGGGATTAGATAA
- the LOC133887959 gene encoding uncharacterized protein LOC133887959 isoform X2 — translation MSDMNSDHVLEVPDTPDRVQQSTRPESSFVPRRDITVTAANPSPRHRFIFKTRHNSTHGPSSQGDACSVRPAPSDTDHIFRQAEVARILALSEDLEAKLSSQTFNRTTGTSLENEKRAEKRGLDQRSGILNHISCSDTGGRSPSCQIRDGEVSQRDANHRNANFLGVKSGIPTIPVGKPQNRTGTSTTNRLKVVADADVCSGSGSRDVKGEVIANKAITGPSRPPCVVPQRHVGQKKLVRNGCISPSNIAKRSVKVGEKREMCSLSGVLHHPHPQLDVFGKDDVIDLTDNSPTTRQGSAVNNRLISANSMDTRVAKKLRTDRAGEILIPPPEYHANSSNSYGVSLSHRNNKGKEISHDILDSKCIGEANTRRVCLSAAGTSPVVNNNSSGINPEQGWRTTHNHTSKIPISLMGKSTSSCGQESGSSEPSDQDPGSAGGNKNSISGAPTARAQSLGNKTIRIGRGRRKHASSSFHPGESSSALNEPRGSFLASSTTTAGRNHTTHRHDIPVITIDDIFPEVRPSSSGYSNETSFDPTIQAQLESDELLACQLQEQFYNESPHVVPTEEIDAVIAMSLQYEEGAHRTSRAVRRSRYNTRGAQASGPNASQNAVERANNMISRLQNAASITLGLGAVFARYPGTPHIQPNIDLNDYDALLALDENNYQHTGASESQINNLPQSVVQSNSIEEPCAVCLENPSVGDTIRHLPCFHKFHKECIDEWLRRKKLCPICKSGIR, via the exons ATGTCTGACATGAATTCTGATCATGTTCTTGAGGTTCCTGACACTCCTGACCGAGTACAGCAGTCAACACGCCCTGAATCAAGCTTTGTTCCCAGGAGGGACATTACAGTGACGGCTGCTAATCCATCTCCACGTCACAGATTTATATTTAAAACAAGACATAATTCCACGCATGGTCCATCAAGTCAAGGCGACGCTTGTAGTGTACGACCTGCACCTTCAGATACTGACCATATATTCAGACAAGCTGAAGTGGCACGGATTCTGGCATTATCAGAAGATCTTGAAGCGAAATTGTCCTCACAAACATTCAACAGGACTACAGGTACATCCCTTGAGAATGAAAAGAGGGCTGAAAAACGTGGCTTGGATCAGAGAAGCGGCATTTTGAACCACATAAGTTGTAGTGACACTGGAGGAAGGAGCCCTAGCTGCCAAATTAGAGATGGGGAGGTTAGTCAGCGAGATGCAAATCATCGGAATGCGAACTTCCTTGGTGTGAAATCAGGTATTCCTACTATCCCAGTGGGAAAACCACAAAACAGAACAGGTACTAGCACCACTAATAGGCTGAAGGTTGTAGCAGACGCTGATGTTTGTTCAGGATCGGGTTCCAGGGATGTCAAAGGGGAAGTGATCGCTAACAAGGCCATCACAGGACCCTCTAGGCCTCCATGTGTTGTTCCTCAAAGGCATGTGGGTCAAAAAAAGCTGGTCCGCAATGGTTGCATTTCTCCCTCTAACATAGCCAAAAGAAGTGTAAAAGTTGGTGAAAAGAGGGAAATGTGCTCTCTAAGTGGAGTTTTACACCATCCACATCCTCAGCTTGATGTTTTTGGCAAAGACGACGTGATTGATCTCACTGATAATTCACCAACAACAAGGCAAGGAAGTGCAGTAAACAATAGATTGATCTCTGCAAACAGTATGGACACAAGAGTGGCCAAAAAGTTGAGAACTGACAGAGCTGGAGAGATTTTGATTCCACCGCCGGAATATCATGCAAACAGCAGCAATAGTTATGGAGTTAGTTTATCACATCGCAAcaacaaaggaaaagaaattagccatgatatctTGGACAGTAAGTGTATTGGAGAGGCTAATACGCGGAG GGTTTGTCTAAGTGCTGCAGGAACTTCTCCTGTGGTAAACAACAACAGCTCTGGTATAAATCCTGAGCAAGGTTGGAGAACAACACATAATCACACAAGTAAAATACCCATTTCATTAATGGGTAAGTCGACCAGTAGTTGCGGACAGGAATCAGGATCTTCCGAACCATCTGATCAAGATCCTGGATCTGCAGGAGGCAATAAGAACTCTATTAGTGGAGCACCCACAGCACGGGCTCAAAGTTTGGGAAATAAAACAATAAGGATTGGTAGAGGAAGGAGGAAACATGCCTCAAGCTCTTTTCATCCTGGTGAAAGCTCTAGTGCTCTTAATGAACCTAGAGGTTCGTTTCTTgcatcatcaacaacaacagCTGGCAGAAATCACACCACTCATCGACATGATATTCCTGTTATAACCATCGATGACATATTCCCTGAAGTTAGACCTAGTTCGAGTGGATACAGTAATGAAACCTCTTTTGATCCTACCATACAAGCACAGTTAGAGTCTGATGAGTTACTGGCTTGCCAACTTCAGGAGCAGTTTTACAATGAATCTCCTCATGTTGTCCCTACAGAAGAG ATTGATGCAGTCATAGCAATGTCACTTCAATACGAAGAAGGTGCACATCGGACATCTAGAGCTGTTAGGCGATCTCGATACAATACT AGAGGTGCCCAGGCATCCGGTCCAAATGCTTCTCAGAATGCTGTTGAGAGGGCAAACAATATGATTTCCCGTCTGCAGAATGCTGCCTCAATAACTTTGGGATTG GGAGCTGTTTTTGCCAGATATCCTGGTACTCCACACATTCAACCGAACATTGATTT AAATGACTACGATGCACTCCTTGCACTAGATGAAAATAACTACCAGCACACTGGTGCTTCAGAAAGTCAGATCAATAATTTGCCACAGTCAGTAGTTCAG TCGAATAGCATCGAAGAGCCCTGTGCAGTCTGCCTTGAAAATCCCTCTGTTGGAGATACTATCCGCCATTTGCCATGCTTTCACAAGTTCCATAAAGAG TGTATCGACGAGTGGCTGAGAAGAAAGAAACTATGTCCAATCTGCAAGTCTGGGATTAGATAA